Proteins encoded together in one Penaeus vannamei isolate JL-2024 chromosome 9, ASM4276789v1, whole genome shotgun sequence window:
- the LOC113821100 gene encoding lipase 3, whose amino-acid sequence MHPAILLLTAVLMAPPATAHVHPHTFLTTPEIIQARGYPAQTHHVTTSDGYVLELHRIPRGRRGGGRGEGVNAVDVVSSGKNSSINTKENGKVVFLQHCLLCSSADFVMNDPDQAFAFILADLGYDVWLGNVRGNVYSRRHVRLSPNQREFWDYSINEIARYDVPAMLTYVREVTGSPTISYVGHSMGTAVFFAMMNYHPQINNWVRVMAAMAPVAYLHNSRFFKIYEDYLELLDVTAAKLGIEEFLMNDPGFAKLASVLCSPLSPVKFICSAIRLFLFGLNSDYVDKNYQSVILAHNPAGISSSVMRHIRQFNVSRQFQAFDYGATRNQREYGSTSPPRYSLARVTVPVGLFWSEGDWLVDPLDVRQVASELPQVVLNYRVPLSDFNHNDFMWAENARDVVYGQLASLLEAYN is encoded by the exons ATGCATCCAGCGATCCTCCTGCTAACTGCGGTGCTCATGGCGCCTCCAGCAACGGCTCACGTCCACCCACACACCTTCCTCACTACG CCGGAGATCATCCAGGCGCGCGGGTACCCGGCTCAGACGCACCACGTGACCACCAGCGACGGGTACGTCCTCGAGCTGCACCGGATTCCTCGAGGGCGacggggcggcgggcggggcgagggcgTCAACGCTGTCGATGTCGTCTCTTCAG GTAAAAACAGCAGCATtaacaccaaagaaaacgggaaagtggTGTTCCTTCAGCACTGTTTATTGTGTTCCAGTGCTGACTTCGTTATGAACGATCCCGACCAGGCATTCG CCTTCATCCTGGCAGACTTGGGCTACGACGTATGGTTAGGAAACGTTCGGGGAAATGTTTACAGCCGCCGCCACGTTCGTCTCTCCCCCAACCAACGCGAGTTCTGGGACTACAG CATAAACGAGATCGCCCGGTATGATGTTCCTGCCATGTTGACCTATGTGAGGGAAGTGACAGGCTCCCCCACGATCAGCTATGTTGGGCACTCCATGGGCACCGCCGTCTTCTTCGCTATGATGAACTACCACCCGCAAATCAACAATTGG GTGCGTGTGATGGCAGCCATGGCCCCGGTGGCGTATCTGCACAACTCGAGATTTTTCAAGATTTACGAGGATTACCTAGAATTACTCGAT GTAACCGCAGCGAAACTAGGAATCGAGGAGTTTTTGATGAACGATCCAGGTTTTGCGAAACTCGCCTCTGTGCTCTGTTCTCCGCTTTCTCCTGTTAAGTTCATCTGTTCTGCCATTCGTCTGTTTCTCTTCGGTCTCAATTCTGACTATGTGGATAAG AACTACCAGTCCGTCATCCTAGCCCACAATCCTGCCGGTATCTCTAGCAGTGTGATGCGGCATATCAGGCAGTTTAATGTATCCC GTCAGTTCCAGGCCTTCGACTACGGCGCGACAAGGAACCAGCGCGAGTATGGGTCGACGTCGCCGCCCCGCTACAGCCTGGCGCGCGTGACCGTCCCCGTCGGCCTGTTCTGGTCCGAAGGGGACTGGCTCGTCGATCCGCTG GACGTGAGGCAGGTGGCTTCAGAACTGCCGCAGGTCGTCCTCAACTACCGGGTTCCTCTGAGCGACTTCAACCACAACGACTTCATGTGGGCCGAGAACGCCAGGGACGTCGTCTACGGCCAGCTGGCAAGCCTGCTGGAGGCCTACAACTGA
- the LOC113821107 gene encoding lipase 3 codes for MFVIPLQGMAMILLALVGSAASPTQGSPPPGMLYPSAESFSAAAQQEPRGRRRREALHPHTFLTTPELIQARGYPAEVHHVISPDGYILQMHRIPCGRRHLVDDGRRCNTGGGRRVVFIQHCLLCSSADYVMNDPDQALGFIMADAGYDVWLGNTRGNVYSRRHIHLSPNQPEFWDFSWDEFAKFDMPTMLQYTRDVTGVPVLDYIGHSMGTTVFFVMMNYHPHINDWIRVMGGMAPVAYMHNKRAPISAFAPFVNIIDKFLEDKGFNEIARSSTGFSTLASAACSPTSIVRFICNLIHFLIDGPTSDYVDKDYLPVIFAHTPAGTSRRVVTHFLQVIASERFQAYDHGTKRNIEKYGSVNPPVYSLKRVRVPVGIFWSENDWVADPRDVYQTAAELPNVTLYQRVPPRDFTHTDFLWAENARLFVYDPLMNFFESYH; via the exons ggATGGCAATGATCTTGCTCGCCCTCGTGGGGTCGGCAGCATCCCCGACCCAAGGATCTCCGCCGCCCGGGATGCTGTATCCTTCGGCGGAGTCCTTCAGCGCCGCCGCCCAGCAGGAGCCCCGAGGACGCCGGCGCAGAGAGGCCTTGCACCCTCACACCTTCCTTACTACA CCAGAACTGATCCAGGCGAGAGGGTATCCGGCCGAGGTGCATCACGTGATCTCTCCCGACGGCTACATTCTGCAGATGCACCGGATCCCCTGCGGCCGGAGGCACCTTGTCGATGATG GAAGACGTTGCaacacgggcggcgggcggcgtgtGGTGTTCATTCAGCACTGCTTGCTTTGTTCCAGCGCCGATTACGTCATGAACGATCCTGACCAGGCTTTAG GTTTCATAATGGCGGACGCGGGATACGACGTCTGGTTGGGAAACACGCGAGGAAATGTCTACAGTCGACGTCACATTCACCTTTCTCCAAATCAGCCCGAGTTCTGGGATTTCAG CTGGGATGAGTTTGCAAAATTCGACATGCCCACAATGTTACAGTACACTAGGGATGTTACAGGAGTGCCGGTTCTGGACTACATAGGGCACTCCATGGGCACTACAGTCTTCTTTGTTATGATGAACTACCATCCACATATCAACGATTGG ATTCGTGTGATGGGCGGCATGGCACCCGTCGCCTACATGCACAATAAACGGGCGCCCATTTCAGCTTTTGCGCCCTTCGTAAATATTATAGAT AAATTCCTCGAGGACAAAGGCTTCAACGAAATCGCGAGATCGAGCACAGGGTTCTCCACCTTGGCCTCCGCTGCGTGCTCTCCCACTTCAATCGTCAGGTTTATTTGCAATTTAATCCACTTCCTTATCGACGGTCCAACATCGGATTATGTGGATAAG GATTACCTCCCGGTCATCTTCGCTCACACTCCAGCCGGAACTTCTCGTCGGGTCGTGACTCACTTCCTCCAGGTCATCGCCTCAG AGCGATTCCAAGCATACGACCACGGGACGAAGAGGAATATTGAGAAATATGGGTCAGTGAATCCTCCCGTTTACTCCCTCAAGAGAGTCAGAGTTCCTGTGGGGATCTTTTGGTCAGAGAACGACTGGGTTGCTGATCCAAGG gACGTCTACCAAACGGCGGCTGAGCTCCCCAACGTGACCCTCTACCAGCGTGTTCCGCCCCGTGACTTCACCCACACCGACTTCCTGTGGGCGGAGAACGCACGGCTGTTTGTCTACGATCCCCTGATGAACTTCTTTGAGAGCTATCACTAA